The sequence TTTTGCTTCACGCCCTCTACGCCGTCATCGTAAAACGTGGCCACGGTAAAGGTAGCGTCTACATCGCCTTGTTTGGCTGCTTGTAAATAGTAGAACATGGCTTTGCGATAGCTTTGCGCCACGCCATCGCCATTTTCATACATTAAGCCTAAATAATATTGAGCGCTGGCGCTGCCTGCTTTGGCGGCTTGCTCATAGTATTGTAGGGCTTTGCCATAGTCTTGTTCGACTTCGTAACTGCCGTTGAAATATAGATCAGCCAAATTGATCATGGCTTCTGTGTCGCCCGCTTTAGCGGCGCTGATTTGGCTGGCTAGGTCGGCGTCGTTAGCGAAAGCTGGCGCAGAAAAGGCCAGGCAAAGAGACAGTAATAGAGCTTTAGCGTTCAAAGGGACATCCTCTTGGGTAGGTAAACTGGGTTAGATTTAGTGTGTATGAATTATATTATAGAGTTTGGCGCCTAAAATACCTGAATTTTGAATTGTGCTCAAGAAAAAGTGTAGAGACTGTTTTTTGTGGGGTTTACGTTGTCGTTACTCTGTAGATGTGTATAGGTTGTTATTTGAAGACAGTATGCGCAAGAGGTATCACTCGCAGCTTAGTAAGTTTGATTCATTCATGGTGAGGAGGGGGAACAGTTTAGCGATAAGCTTCTAGCGCTTTAGGCTCATCTGCCTGTTAATGGTTGGAGATACCCATAAGAAATGCATAGAACAGTGTGGTTGAGCTTAGGGCGCAGATGGTTCTGGCCCTAAACTTAAGGGGGTGAGTGGCGGCGAATTCTAGGGCTTGCCGATTATTTTAAAACAAGATCGCTGGGCGTATAACCGTATTGTTGTTTAAAAATACGAGAAAAATAACCAACATCAGCGTAGCCAATTTTATATGCGGCCTCTTTAGTTGAGAGTTGATGATTAATGATTAATTCTAGTGCTTCTTGCATTCTCAGATTTTTAATATAGCGACCAATAGAAATGCCGGTTTTTGTTTTGAATTCTTGTTTTAAATAGCATTCATTAGTGCCAACCTGTTTGGCTAGTGTCGGTAAATGCCATTTTGTGAGCGGATCTTTATGTAAAATACATAATACGTCGTCGATAAAGTTATTATTCTTAGAGATGCTGTACAGCTGAAAGATGCTGGAACAAATGGATAGGGCGCTACTTTTGAAGGACAGTGTGTCAGAAAGGGTTTTAATGTCCATGAAGAGTAATTGTTGGACTAATAACATAATTCTTTTATGGTAACGTCCTAAGGAGATCTGCCGAATAAAGTCCTTGCCGGATTGTTTGTAATCTAGCCATTCTGGAATTTCATAGTCCTGCTGCCATTTGTCTAATAGGCGCATGGCGATGACAAACGTTAGTTTTTTTTCACGCGTTTTTTGGTTTTCCTCCGTGAGTTTGCTATTGGTCCCAACAACCTGGTAGACCTTATCCGTAATTAAGTGGCCGATGCGCTGGCCTTCGGTATTGAATACATGAATATCGGCATCGATAATGAAATGAAAATAAATATTATGATCATCATAGAGTTTTTGCCTAAGCATCGGTTGTTGATATTCTCCGGCCTTATTGATTATGGTGCGTTCGATTCGAATACCATCTGTAATTGCTATGCTGTCATGTTTTCCATTTGTTGTGTGAAGTAGAATTTCTGGTCTTTTTTTTTCATTATGTTTCATCAATACATTCTTCATGCTTACGTCCTCACCCGCTTGTTTTTATTTGTTAGCTTAAATGCTTATTTTTAATATTTTAGTTTAAATGTGATCAATTATTGGGCACCCAACATTTTTGTTAAGATTTAGTAAGTTTGGGTAAGTCTTTGTAAATATAGACGCTCTGTTTACGCCATGTAAATATGAATAAAAATATTTATATGGAAAATAAGGAATAATTAAATCTTTATTTAAATTACGTTTTTTCATTATTTTTCCGTAAATTAATCAAGCCAAATATCATACTATGATGTCTTTATTAATGATGAATTTATGAGGTTTGGATTGTGAGTAAATTGAAAAAATCTGTACGGAATCACTCATCTTTGGTGAAGGTGGGGCATTATGAATAAGGTATTTAAAATTATTTGGAGTCAGGTTTTAAAATCGTGGGTGGTGGCTTCTGAACTGTCAAAGAGTAAAACCAAAAGTAAATCTTCTGTCGCCAATAAAACAGCGCTTATTACGCTTTCCGCTCTGACTGGTTTGGCGGGCTCGGCTTATGCACAGCAGGGTGTGGGTGGTGGACAAGCGACTGGGGGGAGTAATGGTACGGCCATCTCTGCCTGTAATGGTAAGCAAAATCAGGCTCAGGCTATTGGTAATCATGCGATCGCCATCGGGTGTGAAGCCGAAGCCAATAATAATGCAAACAGCAATAATGCAACAAATATTCAATTGGTTAATCGGCATAACCCGGGCAATCCACAAGTAGGACAAGAATATTTAATGGTCAATGCGGCTAGTACCGCGATTGGCTATCGTGCGAAAGCGCTTAATGCCTCAATTGCTTTTGGTGACAATGCCCAGGCTACAAATGTGGGAATTGCGATAGGTCTTGGTGCTGAATCGCTAAATAATTCCGCGATTGCTTTGGGTTCTTTGGCGCAAGCGAAGGGTAATACGTCTTTTGCATTAGGACGTCAGTCAGTTGCAGAAAATGATTTTTCGACAGCCATTGGTAATGTTGCCTATGCTAAAAGTGAAAGCAGTATTGCGATGGGCCATTCAGCAACGGCTGAAGGGTATCGTGCTATCGCGATTGGTGCTGCTGATTCGAAAAATGCCCCAGGTGATGGGGTGTCTCGCGGAGCAGGTTATCAAGTCAATTCTCAAACTTTAGCCAAAGGAGAGGATTCGATTGCTTTTGGTGGCGGGGCTAATGCTACACAACGTGACGCATTGGCTATTGGCGCATTTTCTAAGTCGAGTGGTGCTAAAGCTGTGGCTATCGGGACGGGGTCGAATGCAGGTGCAGCAGAAGCCGTTGCTATTGGTCAAGGGGCTACCGCTTTAACCGAGGGTGGTGTGGCTTTGGGACGGGGTGCCAAAGTTAATGAGGTAGGCAGTATTGCCTTAGGCCAGAATTCGGCAACCTCAGTGTCTAATGAGCAAGGTTATTTAACCAATACAGCGGCGCCAAAGTCTATTGTGTCGGTCGGTTCTACAGGAAATGAACGCCGTATTCAACATGTTTCTGCTGGTGCCAAGGATACGGATGCGGTCAACGTTAGTCAGTTGAAGGCGGTTCATAATATTGCCTCTAAAGGCTGGAATGTGACCACCCAAGGTACTGGCTCCACGAATGTAGCGCCTGGCGGGACGGTCGACTTTTCTAATACCGATGGCAATATTGTCGTCAGTAAAACCAATAATAATATCCAATTAAATTTAGATAAAAAAATCACTGCTGATGAAATAACGATTAATAATGGTGGGCCAGTCGTTAATAAAAAAGGTATTAACCTTAATAATACTAAAATCATTAATTTAGTTGAAGGTGTTGCCGATGGTGATGCCGTTAACGTGAAACAATTAACCAATAATATCAATCAAGTTACTAATCATTTAACTGCAAAAGGGTTGAATTTTAGTGCAAATAACGGTGGTGTGGTTCATCGTGATTTAGGAACCGAATTAGCCATTAAAGGTGAAGCAACTACTGAGGGCACCTTCAGCGGCGGCAACCTTAAAACAGTGGCTAAGCCAGATGGTTCGATCAACATCCAAATGGCCGATGCACCTAAGTTTGGTGACATCACCATCAACAACGATGGCCGCATTACCGGTGTGAAAGATGGCGTAGACGGTAAAGACGCCGTCAACGTGAGCCAGCTTGCCGAAGTAAAAGAAGTGGCCAATAAAGGTTGGAACGTCACAGCTCAAAGCGGCAATAGCAGCAATGTGAAGCCAGGTGAAACCGTTGACTTTGCTAACGCTGATAACAACATCGTGGTGAGTAAAAACGGCCATAACTTAAGCTTTGATTTGGCTAAAGACTTAACCGGTATTGAGACCATCGTAACCAAAGAAATCACTTCAGACAAAATCATCATTAAAGATGGTAAACCAGGTGAGAACGGTCAGCCAGGCAAAGATCTAGACGTGGGTGAAGAGCTGAACAAAGGCCTGAACTTTGCTGGTAACACGGGTGAGTTCAACCGTCAGTTAGGTGAGGTGACCACCATTAAAGGTGAAGCAACGACTGAAGGTACGTTCAGCGGCGGCAACCTTAAAACAGTGGCCAATGCCGATGGCTCTATCAACATCCAAATGGCTGACGCACCTAAGTTTGGTGACATCACCATCAACAACGATGGCCGCATTACCGGCGTCAAAGATGGCGTAGACGGTAAAGACGCCGTCAACGTGAGCCAGCTTACCGAAGTAAAAGAAGTGGCCAATAAAGGTTGGAACGTGACTGCTCAAAGCGGCAATAGCAGCAATGTGAAGCCAGGTGAAACCGTTGACTTTGCTAACGCTGATAACAACATCGTGGTGAGTAAAAACGGCCATAACTTAAGCTTTGATTTGGCTAAAGACTTAACCGGTATTGAGACCATCGTAACCAAAGAAATCACTTCAGACAAAATCATCATTAAAGATGGTAAACCAGGTGAGAACGGTCAGCCAGGCAAAGATCTAGACGTGGGTGAAGAGCTGAACAAAGGCCTGAACTTTGCTGGTAACACGGGTGAGTTCAACCGTCAGTTAGGTGAGGTGACCACCATTAAAGGTGAAGCAACGACTGAAGGTACGTTCAGCGGCGGCAACCTTAAAACAGTGGCCAATGCCGATGGCTCTATCAACATCCAAATGGCTGACGCACCTAAGTTTGGTGACATCACCATCAACAACGATGGCCGCATTACCGGCGTCAAAGATGGCGTAGACGGTAAAGACGCCGTCAACGTGAGCCAGCTTACCGAAGTAAAAGAAGTGGCCAATAAAGGTTGGAACGTGACTGCTCAAAGCGGCAATAGCAGCAATGTGCAGCCAGGTGAAACCGTTGACTTTGCCAACGCTGATAACAACATCGTGGTGAGCAAAAACGGTCATAACCTAAGCTTTGACTTGGCTAAAGACTTAACCGGTATTGAGACCATCGTAACCAAAGAAATCACTTCAGACAAAATCATCATTAAAGATGGTAAACCAGGTGAGAATGGTCAGCCAGGTAAAGATCTGGATGTGGGTGAAGAGCTGAACAAAGGTCTGAACTTTGCCGGTAACACGGGTGAGTTTAACCGTCAATTGGGTGAAGTGACCACCATTAAAGGTGAAGCAACGACTGAAGGTACGTTCAGCGGCGGCAACCTTAAAACAGTGGCCAATGCCGATGGCTCTAT comes from Neisseriaceae bacterium CLB008 and encodes:
- a CDS encoding helix-turn-helix transcriptional regulator; its protein translation is MKNVLMKHNEKKRPEILLHTTNGKHDSIAITDGIRIERTIINKAGEYQQPMLRQKLYDDHNIYFHFIIDADIHVFNTEGQRIGHLITDKVYQVVGTNSKLTEENQKTREKKLTFVIAMRLLDKWQQDYEIPEWLDYKQSGKDFIRQISLGRYHKRIMLLVQQLLFMDIKTLSDTLSFKSSALSICSSIFQLYSISKNNNFIDDVLCILHKDPLTKWHLPTLAKQVGTNECYLKQEFKTKTGISIGRYIKNLRMQEALELIINHQLSTKEAAYKIGYADVGYFSRIFKQQYGYTPSDLVLK